From one Kiritimatiellia bacterium genomic stretch:
- the lepA gene encoding translation elongation factor 4, whose protein sequence is MDNYLSLIRNFCIIAHIDHGKSTLADRMLELTRTVEARDFRDQMLDSMDLERERGITIKSHPVTMRFQSSGGNNYEFNLLDTPGHVDFTYEVSRSMAACEGAILLVDAAQGVEAQTVANAFLAMEHNLKIIPVLNKIDLPTADIAEVSGQIEEVLGISIAEGVMVSAKTGAGVREMMELIVGKMPPPSAEAGAGRTRALIFDSVYDAYRGVVPYVRVFEGEIKAGERVFMMGTGLASEIKEVGIFTPKMMPVKTLRAGQVGYIVGTIKSPRDIKVGDTVTAAVRPAQIPLPGFKNVQPMVFSGVYPVNTADYEKLKSSLDRLALNDSSFTCQNESSVALGFGFRCGFLGLLHLEVVQERLRREYDLDIISTYPAVVYNVILKDGAVRTIDNPTNLPDPTRIERIEEPMVKAFIICRNEQISDLMKLIMDRRGVLDKTDSLDTKRVMLTCTLPLNEILVDFYDYLKSLSHGYASMDYEHSGYAASDLVKVDILLNGEPVDAFSSLMHRSKAEGRGRQMCAALKEVIPPHLFAIPVQAAIGKTVIARETIRALRKDVTAKCYGGDITRKRKLLERQKEGKKRMKQVGRVNVPQEAFIRILKSNA, encoded by the coding sequence ATGGATAATTATTTATCGTTGATCCGCAATTTCTGCATCATTGCCCACATTGACCACGGCAAGTCAACCCTGGCCGACCGCATGCTGGAACTGACCCGCACGGTTGAAGCGCGCGATTTCCGCGACCAGATGCTGGACAGCATGGATTTGGAGCGGGAACGCGGTATAACCATAAAATCCCATCCCGTTACCATGCGTTTCCAATCCTCCGGCGGAAACAATTATGAGTTTAATCTGCTGGATACTCCCGGCCACGTTGATTTTACCTACGAGGTTTCACGCAGCATGGCAGCCTGCGAAGGGGCCATTTTGCTGGTGGATGCCGCCCAGGGCGTTGAGGCCCAGACCGTGGCCAACGCATTCCTGGCGATGGAACACAACCTCAAAATTATTCCGGTGCTGAATAAAATTGACTTGCCGACCGCCGACATCGCCGAAGTGTCCGGGCAAATTGAGGAGGTGCTGGGCATAAGCATCGCGGAGGGGGTGATGGTCAGCGCCAAAACCGGCGCGGGCGTGCGGGAGATGATGGAGCTGATTGTCGGAAAGATGCCGCCGCCTTCGGCAGAGGCCGGGGCGGGCCGCACCAGGGCGCTTATCTTTGATTCGGTCTACGACGCCTACCGCGGCGTCGTGCCGTATGTGCGCGTCTTTGAGGGAGAGATCAAGGCTGGCGAGCGGGTCTTTATGATGGGCACGGGGCTTGCCTCGGAAATCAAGGAGGTCGGAATTTTTACCCCGAAAATGATGCCGGTGAAAACGCTGCGCGCCGGCCAGGTGGGTTACATTGTCGGCACCATCAAATCCCCGCGTGATATAAAAGTCGGGGACACCGTCACCGCCGCCGTCCGCCCGGCGCAAATCCCCCTGCCGGGATTCAAGAACGTCCAGCCGATGGTTTTCAGCGGCGTGTACCCGGTTAATACGGCCGATTATGAAAAACTTAAATCAAGCCTGGACCGGCTCGCGCTTAACGACAGCTCCTTTACCTGCCAGAACGAGTCGTCGGTTGCCCTCGGGTTCGGTTTCCGTTGCGGGTTCCTCGGCCTCCTTCACCTTGAAGTTGTCCAGGAACGGCTGCGGAGAGAATACGATCTTGACATTATCAGCACTTATCCGGCGGTGGTTTACAATGTGATCCTGAAAGACGGCGCCGTGCGCACAATTGACAATCCCACCAATCTGCCTGATCCGACCCGCATTGAACGGATTGAGGAGCCGATGGTGAAGGCTTTCATCATCTGCCGCAACGAGCAGATAAGCGACTTGATGAAACTTATCATGGACCGCCGCGGCGTCCTGGACAAAACGGATTCGCTGGATACAAAACGCGTCATGCTGACATGCACGCTGCCCTTAAATGAAATCCTGGTTGACTTTTATGATTACCTCAAGAGCCTGAGCCATGGATACGCGTCCATGGATTACGAACACAGCGGCTATGCGGCGAGCGACCTGGTCAAGGTTGACATTTTATTGAACGGCGAGCCGGTGGACGCTTTTTCTTCCCTGATGCACCGCTCCAAGGCCGAAGGGCGGGGGCGGCAGATGTGCGCGGCCTTGAAAGAGGTCATCCCGCCGCATCTTTTCGCCATTCCGGTTCAGGCGGCCATCGGCAAGACGGTCATTGCCCGCGAAACTATCCGGGCCCTTCGCAAGGATGTGACCGCCAAGTGTTACGGCGGGGATATTACCCGGAAAAGGAAACTGCTGGAACGCCAGAAGGAAGGAAAAAAACGGATGAAGCAGGTGGGGCGGGTCAATGTTCCCCAGGAAGCTTTCATCAGAATATTAAAATCAAATGCCTGA
- the rpe gene encoding ribulose-phosphate 3-epimerase produces the protein MKKTIPEVRIMPSLLAGDFGNLESSAKKAEAAGGDALHLDIMDGVFVPNISFGPDVVRMARRVVKMHLHVHLMMIRPDLYAETFVKAGAGTLLIQVESDCDVSGTLRHIRRLGARPGIVLNPETPHEVVLPHLGEADGILCMSVHPGFGGQSFLPEVLPKIRALRAAAGAKDIAVDGGIDLETVALVAGAGANAIIAGSSLFRAKDMAADLRKMRAKAEEAREKK, from the coding sequence ATGAAGAAAACAATTCCGGAAGTGCGTATAATGCCGTCCCTGCTTGCGGGCGATTTCGGCAACCTGGAGTCCTCCGCCAAAAAAGCCGAGGCCGCCGGCGGGGACGCTTTGCACCTTGACATCATGGACGGCGTTTTTGTGCCGAACATCAGTTTCGGGCCGGACGTCGTCCGCATGGCGCGGCGGGTTGTCAAAATGCATTTACACGTGCACCTGATGATGATCCGGCCTGATTTGTATGCGGAAACTTTCGTGAAAGCCGGCGCGGGCACGCTTTTGATCCAGGTGGAATCGGACTGCGATGTTTCCGGAACGCTTCGGCATATCCGCCGGCTCGGCGCCCGGCCGGGAATTGTGCTGAATCCGGAGACGCCGCATGAGGTGGTTCTCCCGCACCTCGGCGAGGCCGATGGAATTCTTTGCATGAGCGTTCATCCCGGGTTTGGCGGCCAGAGTTTTCTGCCGGAGGTTCTGCCGAAAATACGCGCATTGCGCGCGGCCGCCGGCGCGAAGGATATTGCCGTGGATGGCGGCATTGACCTGGAAACCGTGGCGCTGGTTGCCGGCGCCGGCGCCAACGCCATTATTGCGGGAAGTTCGCTTTTCAGGGCAAAGGACATGGCCGCTGATCTGCGGAAAATGAGGGCAAAAGCCGAAGAAGCGCGGGAAAAGAAATAA
- the lepB gene encoding signal peptidase I, producing the protein MQVKSFLTRRRIRRQAVHLLRSARHIWRLREDVAVPADLQRMEASMRDLSGRLKEKDWPGAERAFPVLAEAIRKLNPPRPYAVLRENIEVLVVALAVAMAFRTYFVQPFKIPTSSMFPTLSGIHYVGKEGKGVFDYFPFNIVKWIVFGEKYVEIKARVSGTVAVGQTREGPLISVGGILHPLFPNMILRVSHGETVIRGQILATGAKTAGDHIFVNKIKWNFVSPERGEIMVFKTDGIRHPQIKPNEHYVKRMVGMPDETIGIATPFFYVNGRRMAGIDVMDRIQSCADGYNGYIQSGDFMTGGVHSVKLGEGQYFACGDNQRNSLDSRYWGPVPRENLVGPSFFVYWPLSARWGPAR; encoded by the coding sequence ATGCAGGTAAAATCATTTTTAACGCGGCGAAGAATCCGGAGACAGGCCGTCCATCTCTTGAGAAGCGCCCGGCACATCTGGCGCCTGCGCGAAGATGTCGCTGTGCCGGCCGATTTGCAGCGCATGGAGGCATCAATGCGGGACCTTTCCGGGCGGTTGAAGGAAAAAGACTGGCCGGGGGCGGAACGGGCCTTTCCCGTGCTGGCGGAGGCCATCCGGAAGCTCAATCCGCCCCGTCCGTACGCGGTCCTGCGTGAAAACATTGAAGTGCTGGTGGTGGCCCTGGCCGTGGCCATGGCTTTTCGCACTTATTTCGTCCAGCCTTTTAAAATACCCACTTCTTCCATGTTTCCCACGCTTTCCGGCATTCATTATGTTGGAAAGGAAGGCAAGGGGGTTTTTGATTATTTCCCTTTCAATATCGTTAAGTGGATTGTCTTCGGTGAAAAATATGTTGAAATTAAAGCACGCGTGTCGGGGACGGTTGCCGTGGGGCAGACCCGGGAAGGCCCGCTGATCAGCGTGGGCGGCATTCTTCATCCGCTTTTCCCGAACATGATTTTGCGCGTTTCGCACGGCGAAACCGTTATCCGCGGACAAATCCTGGCCACGGGCGCCAAGACCGCCGGCGACCATATATTCGTCAACAAGATCAAGTGGAACTTTGTCAGCCCGGAACGCGGCGAAATCATGGTGTTTAAAACCGATGGCATCCGCCATCCTCAGATCAAGCCGAATGAACATTACGTCAAGCGCATGGTCGGCATGCCGGACGAAACCATCGGCATCGCAACGCCGTTTTTTTATGTCAACGGCCGTCGGATGGCCGGGATAGATGTCATGGACAGAATTCAGTCTTGCGCGGACGGTTATAACGGCTATATTCAGTCCGGTGATTTTATGACCGGCGGCGTCCATTCCGTGAAGCTGGGGGAGGGGCAGTATTTTGCCTGCGGCGACAACCAGCGCAATAGTCTTGACAGCCGCTACTGGGGCCCGGTTCCGCGCGAGAACCTGGTGGGTCCGTCTTTTTTTGTCTATTGGCCGCTGTCCGCCCGATGGGGGCCGGCACGGTAA
- a CDS encoding HRDC domain-containing protein: MNYQLISDQSGLDSALAQIRDMNPLAVDMEMENNFHHYGLHLALIQIATPGNDVFIIDPLALHDLKPLGALLAGSRHELIMHNADFDRRTCFQLYGWILGKTFDTQIAAMFCGFKQPGLANLLNELFGMKIDKRYQKQDWLKRPLSRPALDYAARDVNMLHALQEILTVRLAGRLEWAKEEFGRAEKTLASAYPVSAHCRIKHSAALSPRSLSVLKALVDFRESAARRFDLPPQFVIRDALLIELARRPPKDGEKIKSFRGLHPALYRKHGRDGLMQAIQAGLNAPEEIHPARKSRHSLPPAAQNWEKRLKDMRRWRLEKATALNLEQHLLFDAEVMVWFARNPGRPAPPYIAGRIRNWQRDFLLPEFLNLFGESSLRQN; the protein is encoded by the coding sequence ATGAATTACCAATTGATCAGCGATCAAAGCGGCCTGGATTCGGCGCTGGCGCAAATCAGGGATATGAACCCGCTGGCCGTTGACATGGAAATGGAAAACAATTTCCATCATTACGGCCTGCACCTGGCTTTAATCCAGATTGCCACCCCGGGAAACGACGTCTTTATCATTGACCCGCTCGCGCTTCACGACTTGAAACCGCTCGGCGCCCTGCTGGCCGGCTCCCGCCACGAACTGATCATGCACAACGCCGATTTTGACCGGCGAACTTGTTTCCAGCTTTACGGCTGGATTCTGGGCAAAACCTTTGACACCCAGATTGCCGCCATGTTCTGCGGCTTCAAACAGCCCGGCCTGGCCAATCTGCTCAACGAATTGTTCGGCATGAAAATTGACAAGCGCTACCAGAAACAGGACTGGCTGAAACGGCCTCTCTCCAGGCCCGCCCTTGATTACGCCGCGCGGGACGTGAATATGCTGCACGCGCTTCAGGAAATCCTTACGGTCCGGCTGGCCGGCCGGCTGGAATGGGCCAAGGAAGAATTTGGACGCGCCGAGAAAACGCTGGCCTCTGCTTATCCCGTGAGCGCGCACTGCCGCATAAAGCATTCCGCCGCCCTTTCCCCGCGCTCGCTGTCCGTTTTGAAAGCGCTTGTTGATTTTCGGGAAAGCGCGGCCCGCCGCTTTGACCTGCCACCGCAATTCGTAATCCGCGACGCGCTCTTAATTGAACTCGCCCGGCGGCCGCCGAAAGACGGCGAAAAAATAAAATCATTTCGCGGACTTCATCCCGCGCTTTACCGAAAACATGGCCGGGACGGCCTGATGCAGGCCATTCAGGCCGGACTGAACGCGCCCGAAGAAATTCATCCGGCGCGGAAAAGCCGGCACAGCCTGCCCCCGGCGGCGCAGAACTGGGAAAAAAGGCTGAAAGACATGCGCCGCTGGCGGCTGGAAAAAGCCACGGCCCTTAACCTTGAACAACATCTCCTATTTGACGCGGAAGTGATGGTATGGTTTGCGCGCAACCCCGGCCGGCCCGCGCCGCCGTATATCGCCGGACGCATTCGAAACTGGCAGAGGGATTTTCTGCTGCCGGAATTTTTGAACCTGTTCGGCGAATCTTCCCTGCGCCAAAATTAA
- a CDS encoding PHP domain-containing protein has product MSTIDLHLHSTFSDGSFSPEQLVRAAKKAGLAAIALTDHDSVSGVPLFLEACRRENIRGVPGVEISVDYPRGTMHILGYFIDCNSRELNNHIEKLKAGRAARNERIMKKLNNLGIPLTLSEVASFAGEGNVGRLHFAQALVARGYVKSNQEAFDRYLGKGRSGYVERRRLMPRGGVEMIVKAGGLAVLAHPFTLELNPEALTKLVAELAADGLQGIEVYYPQHNPNLLKRYLALAQRFNLVATGGTDFHGRAMPDIKIGRGFGTLNVPAGVLDRLEERRAGKKTAAPAAPAGGNRDAE; this is encoded by the coding sequence ATGAGCACGATCGACCTCCATCTTCATTCCACATTTTCCGACGGAAGTTTTTCGCCGGAACAGCTGGTGCGCGCCGCAAAGAAAGCCGGTCTGGCGGCGATTGCCCTGACCGATCATGACAGCGTCAGCGGCGTGCCCTTGTTCCTGGAAGCCTGCCGGCGTGAAAACATCCGCGGCGTGCCGGGCGTTGAAATCAGCGTGGATTATCCGCGCGGCACCATGCATATTCTCGGCTATTTTATTGACTGTAATTCCCGCGAATTAAACAACCATATTGAGAAATTGAAGGCCGGGCGCGCGGCGCGCAATGAAAGAATCATGAAAAAACTCAATAACCTCGGCATTCCGTTGACGCTTTCCGAGGTGGCGTCTTTTGCCGGCGAGGGCAATGTCGGCCGCCTGCATTTTGCGCAGGCCCTCGTGGCGCGCGGATATGTCAAAAGCAATCAGGAGGCTTTTGATCGTTACCTGGGCAAGGGTCGGTCGGGCTATGTTGAGCGCCGGCGGCTGATGCCCCGGGGCGGCGTGGAAATGATTGTCAAGGCCGGCGGCTTGGCGGTTCTGGCGCATCCCTTTACCCTGGAACTTAATCCGGAAGCCCTTACAAAACTCGTGGCCGAACTCGCGGCGGACGGATTGCAGGGCATTGAAGTCTATTATCCCCAGCATAACCCCAACCTGCTCAAAAGATACCTGGCGCTGGCGCAAAGGTTCAATCTGGTCGCCACGGGCGGAACCGATTTCCATGGCCGGGCCATGCCGGATATAAAAATCGGACGCGGCTTCGGGACGCTCAACGTGCCCGCCGGCGTCTTGGACCGGCTTGAAGAGCGCCGCGCGGGAAAAAAAACGGCCGCCCCGGCGGCGCCGGCTGGCGGGAACCGGGATGCGGAATGA